Proteins encoded by one window of Phycisphaeraceae bacterium:
- a CDS encoding tetratricopeptide repeat protein: FREAVEKSRRVLGEEHPNTLIFIHNMGALLRAQGKLDQAEPLFREAMENSRRMLGEEHPNTLTFISNMGLLLRQQGRHQDAIDMLVPAEPAVRKQFTGGNAPRLGLLLTTLGRARVGFGYDAERFALAEANLLEANAIYVDAKDRGPAHKDTLECVQALVDLYTAWDEAQPDAGHDKKAAEWSAMLEQIQPAESE; encoded by the coding sequence TTCCGCGAGGCGGTGGAGAAATCCCGCCGCGTGCTGGGTGAGGAGCATCCGAACACGCTCATCTTCATCCACAATATGGGCGCTCTTCTCCGGGCCCAGGGCAAACTCGATCAGGCCGAGCCGTTATTCCGCGAGGCCATGGAGAATTCCCGCCGCATGCTGGGCGAGGAGCACCCGAACACGCTCACCTTCATAAGCAACATGGGTTTGCTGCTCCGCCAGCAAGGCAGGCACCAAGATGCCATCGACATGCTTGTTCCCGCCGAGCCCGCGGTCCGCAAGCAGTTCACCGGTGGCAACGCGCCGCGCCTTGGCCTGCTCCTGACCACCCTTGGCCGCGCCCGCGTTGGGTTTGGCTACGACGCGGAACGCTTCGCCCTCGCCGAGGCGAATCTCCTCGAGGCGAACGCGATCTATGTTGATGCCAAGGACCGCGGCCCGGCGCACAAGGACACGCTCGAATGCGTGCAGGCCCTCGTCGATCTCTACACAGCGTGGGACGAAGCCCAGCCCGATGCCGGGCATGACAAGAAAGCCGCCGAGTGGAGCGCCATGCTCGAACAGATCCAACCAGCCGAATCCGAATGA
- a CDS encoding winged helix-turn-helix transcriptional regulator has protein sequence MESCRPKLPLAARPLIGALEAERVGILFKSLAHPTRLRLLHALIRVDELSVGDLADESGMSVQAVSNQLQRLAEIGVVGKRRNGLQAIYCVIDPCVPVLLERAWCHVDEYVEAGFTSADQRDIR, from the coding sequence ATGGAGTCTTGCCGCCCAAAACTGCCTCTGGCCGCGCGCCCGCTCATTGGGGCTCTCGAAGCCGAGCGGGTCGGCATCCTCTTTAAGAGCTTGGCCCATCCAACCCGACTCCGTCTGCTTCACGCCCTAATCCGGGTGGACGAACTCAGCGTGGGAGATCTCGCGGATGAAAGCGGGATGTCGGTTCAGGCGGTGTCGAACCAGTTGCAACGACTTGCTGAGATCGGCGTAGTTGGCAAGCGTCGCAATGGGCTTCAGGCAATCTACTGCGTGATCGATCCATGCGTTCCCGTGCTGCTGGAACGCGCTTGGTGCCATGTGGATGAGTACGTCGAAGCAGGTTTTACATCCGCCGATCAACGGGACATCCGATGA
- a CDS encoding TolC family protein: MVTIGEQLTLRQALAAALVRNPRLRSLAWEPRIAEARRLQAGLSPNPSVGIEVEDFAGSGSLSGFDSVETTIAFSQLLELGGKRDRRVRVAEGQWTVSALDYEAQRLAVLTDTASRFVRVLELQQRVEFAVRAQVLAEEYRRVIDRRVQAGDVSPIDEIKARLESESTRIAADRLSRELEAARRELSAMWDATDPGFDTAIGSLDDLMPVPLLDALTDLVEHHPEVQRWIAETERRSSVVALERALAVSDVTASAGIRYAEESEDVGLVVAVSVPLAIFDRNQGGVLAARLRAAQAIDEGRASRRDLATRLVRAHARLTAAYHEAQAIDAALLPAAKDAYDATRRAYDEGKLPYLDVLDAQRTLFDTETQRLEALAEYHAAKVQVEGLISEPLDTHSLHEHSDHPNQGDTP, encoded by the coding sequence GTGGTCACCATCGGTGAGCAGTTGACCCTTCGCCAGGCTCTCGCGGCTGCGCTCGTACGCAACCCGCGACTTCGATCGCTTGCCTGGGAGCCGAGGATTGCGGAAGCGCGTCGTCTGCAAGCCGGGCTCTCCCCCAATCCAAGCGTCGGAATCGAGGTCGAAGACTTCGCGGGCTCTGGAAGCTTGAGTGGCTTTGATTCTGTCGAGACCACCATAGCCTTTAGCCAGCTTCTTGAGCTTGGCGGGAAGCGAGACCGCCGCGTGCGGGTCGCCGAGGGGCAGTGGACTGTTTCTGCTCTCGACTACGAAGCACAGCGGCTGGCCGTGCTCACCGACACCGCGTCCCGCTTCGTGCGGGTACTGGAGCTCCAGCAGCGTGTTGAGTTCGCCGTTCGCGCGCAAGTACTCGCAGAGGAGTACCGGCGCGTCATCGATCGGAGGGTGCAGGCCGGAGATGTTTCACCCATCGACGAGATCAAGGCCCGGCTCGAAAGCGAATCCACCCGCATCGCCGCAGATCGACTCAGCCGGGAACTTGAGGCCGCGAGGCGTGAACTCAGTGCGATGTGGGATGCAACCGACCCCGGCTTTGACACGGCCATCGGATCGCTGGATGACCTCATGCCTGTGCCGTTGCTCGATGCTCTGACGGATCTCGTTGAGCACCATCCGGAAGTTCAGCGTTGGATCGCAGAGACCGAGCGACGATCATCGGTGGTCGCTCTCGAACGGGCTCTAGCCGTCTCCGACGTGACGGCTAGTGCTGGCATTCGGTATGCCGAAGAGAGCGAAGATGTCGGTCTCGTCGTGGCCGTGTCCGTGCCATTGGCGATCTTCGATCGCAATCAGGGAGGAGTACTGGCCGCCCGGCTCCGAGCAGCACAAGCGATCGACGAGGGGCGGGCTTCCCGACGCGATTTGGCCACCCGACTTGTTCGGGCACACGCCCGATTGACCGCCGCGTATCACGAGGCCCAGGCGATTGATGCCGCCCTACTCCCCGCGGCGAAGGACGCATACGACGCGACGCGTCGGGCCTACGACGAAGGCAAGCTCCCGTACCTCGATGTCCTCGATGCGCAGCGCACCCTTTTCGATACTGAAACCCAAAGGCTCGAAGCTCTCGCCGAATACCACGCCGCGAAGGTGCAGGTTGAGGGGCTCATCTCAGAGCCGCTGGACACCCATTCGCTCCACGAACATTCTGATCACCCCAATCAAGGAGACACACCGTGA
- a CDS encoding efflux RND transporter periplasmic adaptor subunit has protein sequence MRPSRGVISLVCMFTTTLLLGGCDGEQEASSSSNGSRASDVTQVAHSHENGETCFVCDATKRDAGRLWCSEHARYEDRCWICQPQLEDADRAYCEEHFLYEDECHLCNPALLGDASATPSRDGAPSLFCHEHGVDEIECGICQPQLAGTLEAGESLLVRMPSARSAELAGLTLERPTRGAASATISLLGEVRYNGNRLAKLTPLAPGVITDIRVDVGDQVEEGQILAVINSVAVAQAKSAYLSKIAEVEARTTVFEREQKLVNENIAARRDFQDAQAALKLAELEVRRTHQQLINLGFTESEVADIAAEQSSSSDLYVRAPFAGSVVERTAVLGEAADSEGSLFEIADLSTMWIELAVPEEQAFQIERGGEIIASVRALPELEIPGQITWISPRIDERTRMVRARATVQNDRGILRHGMFTEVSAMIGGTSNSLLVPGEAVHEIDGSPFVFVRQEPDLFAVRRVDVGPRTVSGTIAILAGLTETESVVTGGSFTMKTEFLKSRLGAGCVDD, from the coding sequence GTGAGACCATCACGCGGCGTCATTTCACTCGTTTGCATGTTCACAACGACGCTCCTGCTTGGCGGGTGCGATGGCGAACAGGAAGCATCATCGTCATCCAACGGATCACGCGCATCTGATGTGACACAGGTCGCTCACTCGCACGAGAACGGCGAGACTTGCTTCGTGTGCGACGCCACGAAGCGCGACGCCGGCCGCTTGTGGTGCAGCGAGCATGCTCGCTATGAAGACCGGTGCTGGATCTGCCAACCACAGTTGGAAGACGCGGACCGGGCGTATTGCGAGGAGCACTTCCTTTACGAAGACGAATGCCACCTGTGCAATCCCGCTCTGCTGGGGGACGCCTCGGCGACGCCCTCCCGCGATGGTGCCCCCTCTCTCTTCTGTCATGAGCACGGGGTCGATGAGATCGAATGCGGAATCTGCCAGCCTCAGCTCGCTGGGACGCTTGAGGCTGGCGAGTCGCTGCTCGTCCGCATGCCCTCCGCGAGATCGGCAGAGCTTGCCGGGCTGACGCTTGAGCGACCGACTCGAGGCGCTGCTTCAGCAACGATCAGCTTGTTGGGCGAGGTCCGCTACAACGGGAACAGATTGGCCAAGCTCACACCGTTGGCCCCCGGTGTAATCACTGATATCCGTGTCGATGTTGGCGACCAGGTTGAAGAAGGGCAAATTCTCGCGGTCATCAACTCCGTGGCGGTGGCACAAGCGAAGTCCGCGTACCTGTCCAAGATCGCAGAGGTCGAAGCGAGAACCACCGTGTTCGAGCGTGAGCAGAAGCTCGTCAACGAGAACATTGCTGCACGCCGGGACTTCCAGGATGCCCAGGCAGCGCTCAAGCTCGCTGAGCTGGAAGTGCGTCGCACGCATCAGCAGCTCATCAATCTCGGCTTCACTGAATCGGAAGTCGCGGATATCGCGGCGGAGCAGTCGTCATCCTCGGACCTTTACGTCAGGGCACCCTTCGCTGGCAGCGTCGTCGAGCGGACCGCGGTTCTTGGCGAGGCAGCGGATTCAGAGGGCTCACTCTTCGAGATCGCTGATTTGTCGACGATGTGGATCGAGCTCGCGGTCCCGGAAGAGCAGGCGTTTCAGATCGAGCGCGGCGGAGAGATCATCGCGAGCGTCCGGGCTCTACCCGAGTTAGAGATCCCTGGGCAGATCACATGGATCAGCCCGCGTATCGATGAACGTACCCGGATGGTACGGGCCCGCGCGACGGTTCAAAATGATCGTGGCATCCTTCGCCACGGCATGTTCACCGAAGTCTCCGCGATGATCGGTGGCACCTCGAACTCGCTGCTTGTCCCTGGCGAAGCGGTGCATGAGATCGATGGCTCGCCTTTCGTTTTTGTGCGGCAGGAACCGGATCTGTTCGCGGTTCGGCGTGTTGATGTCGGGCCGCGCACGGTTTCCGGCACGATCGCCATTCTGGCGGGCCTCACAGAGACTGAGTCCGTCGTGACCGGCGGCAGCTTCACCATGAAGACCGAGTTCCTCAAGTCTCGCCTCGGTGCGGGATGTGTCGACGACTGA
- a CDS encoding efflux RND transporter permease subunit has product MLTRLIEMSLRNRVLVILLFAIACAAGVYRMIQLPIDAFPDTTPIQVQINTVAPALSPEEIEQQITLPVELSIGGLPGLQNVRSVSKFGFSQVVATFDDDIRIIDARQYITERLSAVELPDGVGRPELGPIATGLGEVFHYVIRSETGEHSIEELRTIHDWVIKPELRKVPGVAEVNSWGGLERQYHVVVKPEALIKFGFTLEDVLDALRRNNANVGGGQIVTSGEARVVRGLARVATIGEIENIVVASSDGTPVRIQDVAEVEIGSEIRRGAVSAYGKGEVVLGLAFMLMGENSRVVTEELRERLESLAPSLPPDVVLDVVYDRTLLVEQVIKTVEHNLVIGAVLVIVVLLIILGNIRAGLLVAVAIPISMLFAVQGMYEFAIAASLLSLGAIDFGILVDGSVVMTEANLRSLKERQRELGRKLSPSERLESIAKSSARVVRPIVFGMGIITLVFAPVLTLEGIEGKMFRPMAWTFIFALLGALLVAVFLSPVLSYYFLPRRAKPKDAILLRGLAGAYGWAVGGAIRLRWVVMLLAVALLGVAGYRSTQMGGEFIPRLSEGSMVLNTIRLAGVSIDESVRYNTRIEEVLLDEFPDEIEHIWSRIGTAEVATDPMGIELTDIFLTLKPRAEWARADTQAGLVIEMEKIISQFPGVNMVFTQPIEMRMNEMVSGIRSDIGIKIFGDDFDELLRIADDVQRVLLDIPGASDISVDQITGQPSLTVSVDQSRVARYGVAASEVLDFVEAIGGIRVGEVFEGQRVFPLVVRLPQTFREDVAAVSSVRIPTEGGVAVPLSSLASVDLSEGSATINREWSRRLIRVQSNVSGRDPASFVSEARAAIDERVTLPEGYVLEWGGQFENLERARTRLIIVVPAVLLMVFFLLYFSLKNLRDVVIIYTCIPFAAVGAIFALWWRDIPFSVSAAVGFIALTGIAVLNGQILITAIRDTLNTGQQSKDAIIAASKTRLQPVLATAITDIAGFVPMAIATGVGSEIQRPLATVVIGGMVTSTLLTLFVLPVIASVFMKESAQVADSERDQ; this is encoded by the coding sequence ATGCTGACCCGTCTTATCGAGATGTCGCTCAGGAACAGAGTGCTTGTCATTCTGCTGTTCGCGATCGCGTGCGCCGCCGGTGTGTACCGGATGATCCAGCTTCCGATCGACGCGTTTCCAGATACCACGCCGATCCAGGTGCAGATCAACACGGTGGCCCCCGCGCTCAGCCCGGAAGAAATCGAGCAACAGATCACCCTTCCTGTCGAACTCTCGATCGGCGGGCTGCCCGGGCTCCAGAACGTGCGGTCCGTCTCAAAGTTCGGCTTCTCACAGGTCGTGGCGACCTTCGATGATGACATCCGCATTATCGACGCGCGGCAGTACATTACCGAACGGCTCTCGGCAGTCGAACTGCCAGATGGTGTCGGAAGGCCGGAGCTCGGCCCGATCGCGACCGGTCTCGGTGAGGTCTTTCACTACGTCATCCGGTCGGAGACCGGCGAACACTCTATCGAAGAACTCCGGACCATCCATGATTGGGTGATCAAGCCCGAGCTTCGCAAGGTGCCGGGTGTGGCCGAGGTCAATTCATGGGGTGGCTTGGAGCGGCAGTATCACGTCGTCGTCAAACCTGAAGCACTGATCAAGTTTGGCTTCACGCTTGAGGATGTGCTGGATGCGCTGCGCCGCAACAACGCCAACGTCGGCGGCGGGCAGATCGTGACCTCCGGTGAAGCGAGGGTGGTGCGGGGACTGGCGCGTGTTGCGACGATCGGTGAGATCGAGAACATCGTGGTTGCTTCCAGCGACGGCACGCCGGTGCGGATTCAAGATGTCGCGGAGGTTGAAATCGGTAGCGAGATCCGCCGCGGCGCGGTTTCGGCGTACGGCAAGGGCGAGGTCGTCCTCGGCCTGGCCTTCATGCTGATGGGTGAGAACAGTCGTGTGGTGACCGAGGAACTCCGCGAACGCCTTGAATCCCTCGCGCCGTCGCTGCCGCCCGATGTCGTCTTGGATGTGGTGTACGACCGGACCCTGCTGGTCGAGCAGGTCATCAAGACGGTCGAGCACAACCTCGTGATCGGTGCCGTGCTGGTGATCGTCGTGTTGCTCATCATCTTGGGTAACATCCGAGCCGGTTTGCTCGTCGCGGTCGCCATCCCGATTTCAATGCTGTTCGCCGTGCAGGGCATGTACGAGTTCGCGATCGCAGCAAGCTTGCTCAGCCTCGGCGCGATCGACTTCGGCATCCTTGTCGATGGCTCGGTGGTCATGACGGAAGCCAATCTCCGCTCGCTGAAGGAACGCCAGAGAGAGCTTGGCCGGAAACTCTCGCCTTCCGAGCGGCTCGAATCGATCGCGAAATCCAGTGCGCGCGTGGTACGACCGATCGTGTTCGGGATGGGCATCATCACGCTCGTCTTTGCCCCCGTGCTGACGCTTGAAGGCATCGAGGGGAAGATGTTCCGGCCAATGGCGTGGACGTTCATATTCGCGCTCCTGGGAGCCCTGCTGGTCGCGGTGTTCCTGTCCCCGGTCTTGTCGTACTACTTCCTTCCGCGTCGCGCGAAACCCAAGGACGCCATTCTGCTACGTGGATTGGCCGGGGCATACGGCTGGGCCGTCGGCGGAGCGATTCGACTCCGGTGGGTCGTGATGCTGCTGGCCGTGGCTCTGCTAGGCGTCGCGGGCTACCGGAGCACGCAGATGGGCGGCGAGTTCATCCCGCGCCTGAGCGAGGGCTCGATGGTCCTGAACACCATCCGCCTCGCTGGCGTCTCGATCGATGAGTCCGTGCGGTATAACACACGGATCGAGGAGGTCCTACTCGATGAGTTCCCAGATGAAATAGAGCACATCTGGAGCCGGATCGGGACCGCCGAGGTGGCGACCGATCCGATGGGGATCGAGCTGACGGATATCTTTTTGACGCTCAAGCCGCGTGCAGAGTGGGCGAGAGCGGACACGCAGGCTGGGCTCGTGATCGAAATGGAGAAGATCATCTCGCAGTTCCCCGGCGTCAATATGGTGTTCACGCAGCCGATCGAGATGCGCATGAACGAGATGGTCTCGGGCATCCGATCAGACATCGGGATCAAGATCTTTGGCGACGACTTCGACGAGCTGCTTCGGATCGCTGACGACGTGCAGCGCGTGCTGCTGGACATTCCAGGTGCGTCAGACATCTCGGTCGATCAGATCACGGGGCAACCGTCGCTGACTGTCTCCGTCGACCAGTCCCGCGTTGCCCGCTACGGCGTCGCGGCCAGCGAGGTGCTGGATTTCGTTGAGGCGATCGGTGGGATCCGCGTCGGCGAGGTGTTTGAGGGCCAGCGTGTCTTTCCGCTTGTCGTCAGACTTCCGCAGACATTTAGAGAGGATGTCGCAGCCGTGTCTTCGGTTCGTATCCCGACCGAGGGGGGTGTCGCGGTTCCGCTCTCGTCCCTGGCCTCGGTCGATCTCTCGGAAGGATCGGCCACGATCAACCGCGAGTGGAGCAGAAGACTCATCCGTGTGCAGTCGAACGTCAGCGGAAGAGACCCCGCATCGTTTGTCAGTGAAGCAAGGGCAGCCATTGATGAACGGGTCACATTGCCCGAGGGCTATGTGCTTGAGTGGGGTGGGCAGTTTGAGAACTTGGAACGCGCCAGGACTCGCCTGATCATCGTCGTGCCCGCGGTCTTGCTTATGGTGTTTTTTCTGCTGTACTTCAGCCTGAAAAACCTACGGGATGTCGTCATCATCTACACCTGCATCCCGTTTGCGGCCGTCGGTGCCATCTTCGCGTTGTGGTGGCGCGACATCCCTTTCAGCGTCAGCGCCGCCGTCGGGTTTATCGCTCTCACGGGCATCGCCGTGCTCAACGGGCAGATCCTCATCACCGCGATCCGCGACACACTCAACACCGGCCAGCAGAGCAAGGACGCGATCATTGCGGCCTCGAAGACCCGCCTCCAGCCGGTGCTCGCGACGGCGATCACTGATATCGCTGGGTTCGTCCCGATGGCGATTGCAACGGGGGTGGGGAGCGAGATCCAGCGACCGCTGGCGACGGTGGTAATCGGCGGCATGGTCACGTCGACGCTACTCACCTTGTTTGTGCTTCCGGTCATCGCATCCGTCTTCATGAAAGAAAGTGCGCAGGTTGCTGACTCGGAGCGTGATCAGTGA